A stretch of DNA from uncultured Pseudodesulfovibrio sp.:
CTCCGGTAGACGGCTTCTCGGCCGGGGGCCAAGACTATTATATAGAAGAGGAGGGTGCCTTCACCGGTGAGATCGCTCCCAAGATGCTCAAGGACGCTGGCGCCACATACGGTCTGACCGGCCACTCCGAGCGTAGACACGTACTCGGCGAGGATGATGACTACGTGGGGGCCAAGACCGCGTATGGGCTCAAAGAAGGTCTCAACGTTATTCTGTGCATCGGTGAACTCATTGAAGAGCGCAAGGCGGGGCGTGTGCACGAGGTGCTGGAGCGCCAATTACGAGCCGGGCTCAAGGATGTCCCGACAGATATCTCCCCTGAAAAACTGTCCGTCGCCTATGAGCCTGTCTGGGCCATTGGAACCGGAGAAGTGGCCGGACCGGAGGAAATTGTCGAGGCGCACGATTTTACTCGGAAAATTCTCGTTTCTATTTTTGGAGAAAAAGCCAATGAAATGAGGATATTATACGGCGGAAGCGTCAAGCCGGCCAACTGCGCTGAAATTATTGCGCTTGACAACGTCGACGGAGTATTGGTAGGAGGCGCGAGCTTGCACGGACACAGCCTGAGCGAGATCGTACTGGCTTGATTTTGCAAGCGGAAAGAAGTTTTAAGAAAAGGGATTAATTGTGGAAACCATAGTCATAGTCATCCATGTTTTGGCTTGCATCTTTTTGATCGGCGCTGTAATGCTTCAGTCCGGTCACGAGGGAATGGGAGTCATCTTCGGCGGCGGTAGCAGCACGATGTTCGGCAGCACCGGTGCGGGCGGTCTCCTTGTAAAGGTAACCGCTGGACTTGCAACGGTTTTCTTGCTTACTTCCCTCGGATATAATATCCTGTCCGGGAACAAGGTTGCCACCCAGGACTCCATCATGCTGCAGCAGAATGCTCCTGCGGCGGAGACTGCGGCTCCGGCTGAACAGCCCAAGCCTGGTGTGACCTTCAAGGATACCGGAGACGACGCCAAGAGCGAGTAAGCTCAAAGCATATCGTGCCGAGGTGGTGGAATTGGTAGACACGCTGTCTTGAGGTGGCAGTGGAAGAAATTCCGTGGGGGTTCGAATCCCCCCCCCGGCACCATGAAATCAAAAGGGTTGCAACCAACAGGTTGCAACCCTTCCTCTTTTTGAAAATACGAATCCCCCTATGCCTCTAAGATTTCATCGTTCAGAGAGCATCCAATCTGGGGTTTAATAGCCTCGAAGGCCGCCGGTCAAAAGGCTTCCTGCATTTCAAATCCTCACCAGTTGAAAACAATCCTCGTTGGTCCTCTCGGGGGTTTTTGTATTTGAACGCAGGACTGTCCTTGTTTCTCGATTGAGATCATGACTCTTTCCACGAGGTTTACGGACCTTCTTGGCTGGAACTAACCGACATTCCATTCCATATCGCCACCTCAGCCTATTTTGTGATCACCTCGATCATCAAATTTGAGGAAACTTGGTTGGAGTGTGTCGACCAATGCCTTTGTGAAAGTATTTCATTGTCTTGGTGCCTTTTTGACACTCTTTTGGAACAATTCCTGCTCATATTGAAAAGCCATTAACAAAGTTAAGCAGGTAAGCAACTTTAATGATTGGCTAACTTGGCAATATGAGACTGTCGTCAGAGGTTGATAATCTCAGCTCAGCTTTATTCGCGTTGCAAAAAGCAACGTTGTCGAGAGGGGTGACGGCAACATGCATGTCGCAAACAACCGCCTGATGGGGATCGGGCCCAAGCCACGGGTGCACCATGACAGCCATTACAATATTCAACGGATGTTTCTGCGATGCCCGGCCAGTGGTCGAACGTGTTGCGAAAATCACCGGGTATCGCCTGGTTGAGGACCGGGAGATCATTGCTGACGCGGCCCGCCTTTCGGGCCTGAACAAGGCGATGATTGCCGGAATGTTCAACGCTGAAACAGCTGAATTGGGCTTGAGCGGACCGGAGCGAAGACAGATCGTAAGCTGGCTTAGATATGCTGTTTCTCGCAAGATGAGTGCCGAGAAGAACTTGGTTTTCTGGGGTTTTACGGCATTGCTTGCTCCCCGTAACTGCGCAAGCGTTCTCAGCGTTTGTTTGGTCAACGAAACGAACGATCGGCTTTGGTCCGCATGTCGTGATGGTGAGCGAACCGAAGCCGAGGCGCGAGAGTTCATGACCAAGGACGACAGGGTTCGTGGGGATTGGGTTGTCGGCGTTACGGAATGCAACGATCCTTGGGCGGAGACGCTGTACGATATGGTGGTTCCCGTCGGGGTGCTTGGAATTCGACAGAGCGCGAACATCATTGTCGAGCAGTTGGGTAATGCCGTAGTTCGGGATTCAGCAACCAGTCGGGCGCGCATGAACGATTTCAGATTGGCGGCCGAAGTGCAGGCCGAACTTGCACGGCATGGACATGATCTGGCCGTGTCTGCGCGAGATGGGGCTGTCACTTTAAGTCTTGAAAGCCATGGCTCCACCCTGAAGAACGGCACCCGTTGCCTCTTTGATGAGGTCTCCGAACTCAAAGGGGTCCGGGGCGTGGAGATTGGCACCGGGCAGCGCTACAACCCCAACGATGTTTTTCAGCGAGCGATTTGCGCTCGTCCGAGCTGTGTGGAGGATGCCAGGGAAGACGGCCTTTGTGCCTCGGCATGTGAAGAGGATAGGATGATCACCGAGGCTGTCCGCGCCCATCTTCCCTATGAAGCCTGGGGCGTATCTGTGTTTGTCAAGGATGGCTTTGTATCCCTGGCTGTCAACGACCATGGCAAGCTGCTGGATCGCATGGCCCGAAAGGTTTGTGAATTGGCGGAAGCTATCGAAGGTGTGGTCGGTGTTGAATTCGGCATTGGCCGGGAATACCACCAGGGTGCGGCCTGCGCCCGAATCCGTCACGAGCGTTGCCTGGCAGTACTTGCGGACGACAGGCGCAAGTTTGTTCCAACCTTGTCTCCGCGTCTGCGGCATGGTGTTGAGACGGGCTCTTTTGCCCTGTACGACGGGAAGAGCGCGTTTTACACCATGGACGAGCATGAGCCCGAGGTCGTTCTGTTCGACATGCCGGTCGCTGATGGAGCCGATGCTTTGCGGCAATTCAAGTTGGAGCATCCGGAAACCGAGATTCTGGTCCTGGCCGACGGGGGTGCCGAACAGGACCGCGAGGCATGCATGAGCCTGGGGGCCTTTGCATATCTGAATAAGCCGGTGAACACCGCCGCTTTGAGTGAGACCATACGAGCAGCCTGCCAGAAGTCCCGTTCCATTTCCTGCCCGTGATCCGGGAAACCATTTCCACAAACCAGGTGTAATCCGCTGGTTTAACCGTTGCCGGAGGAGTTTTGCTCCTCCGGCACGGTCGCTTGTAATCCGGACTCAAATCATGGGCGTTTGCCCGGGCTGAATCTTGAATGATTCTTTATCGATTGGATTCTGTTTTCAAAGGATATGAACGTGAAAGTCTTCAATTATGATTTCAAATGCTTGCGTGGAGATGTTTGCGGAGGGTTGACCGCCGGTATCGTGGCTTTGCCCCTTGCGCTTGCCTTTGGAGTGGCTTCTGGAGCCGGAGCGGCGGCGGGTTTGTACGGCGCCATTGCCCTCGGATTCTTCGCTGCCGTGTTCGGCGGAACCCAGACCCAGATTTCCGGGCCAACGGGCCCTATGACCATTGTGGCCGCTTCGGCCGTGGCCGCGTTTCCCGGGCATCCGCACTATATCATCGCCGTTTTCCTGATCGCGGGCTTTGGGCAGATAGTTATCGGATCGGCTCGTCTTGGGACATTTGTGCGCTTTATTCCGTATCCCGTGGTTTCCGGGTTCATGAACGGCATTGGCGTGATCATCATATTGCTGCAATTGGAGCCGCTCCTGGGGTTGCCATCGGTCAGCTCGCCTATGGCCGCTCTGGTCGGGCTCGGATCCGCCCTTGGCAACTTTCAACCCCAAGCGCTCATGCTGGGGCTTTTGACCATTGCCATTGTTTTTCTGGTTCCCGCCAGGATCACACGGGTGGTGCCGTCCCCGCTCATCGCGTTGCTGATCGGAACGGTCATTGCCTGGGAAGGGCATTTCGATGTGGCCATGATCGGTTCCATTCCCTCCGCTTTACCGCAGCCGAGCATGCCGGGGTTTGAAGCCTCTCAGATTGGAAGAATCCTAGGACTCGGTCTGGCACTGTCAGTGCTCGGTACCATCGACTCCCTTCTGACATCTGTCGTTGCCGACTCTCTGACCCGTAAAAAGCATGATTCCAACCGCGAACTCATCGGGCAGGGGCTCGGCAACATGGTTTCGGCCATTCTGGGTGGCTTGCCCGGAGCGGGAGCGACCATGCGCACGGTGGTCAACATTAAGGCAGGGGGAACAACCCGGGTATCCGGCGTTATCCATGCCTCGCTGCTTCTGGCGATCTTGTTGGGACTGGGCCCCTTGGCGTCGCATATTCCCATGGCCGTTCTGGCTGGTATCCTGGTCAAGGTGGGCGTGGACATCATCGATTACCGACTGCTGTCCCTGGTGAAACGAGCTCCCCGAACCGACCTCTTGGTCATGGTCGTGGTCTTTGGGGTTACGGTTTTCATTGATCTGATCGTGGCTGTGGGCGTGGGCGTGACCCTGGCAGCCGCCATGATTGCGGTGCGGACCGCGCGCCAGTGCAGCGTCTCCGTCTCGGAAGTGGATAATTGTCCGCAGGCAGACCTGGCCGAGGACGCCATTCAGCGGGAAACGGACTACGGCATTCAGGTCGTCACCATTCGCGGACCGTTTTTTTTCGGCACTACCGCGAACATGCAGGACAAGTTTTCCTCCATGCTCGGCACCCGTGTTTTGGTGGTCAACTGCCTCGATGTTCCCTTCATGGACATCTCCGCCGTTTTTGCACTTGGTGAAACCATCGAGAAACTGCAAGCGGCCAAGATTTCCGTGTTGCTGGCGGTGACCGCAGAGCAACGCGAGAACCTGCAGAAACTGGGCATGGATAAACTGCTTTCGCCCGATGCCTATTACGCCAGCCATGAGGCGGTCCTGGCCGCGGCGCGCAAACTCCTGGCCGGACACAACCGTCCGGAGAACCTGATGCCCCGGGTAAGCGGTATGGCGACCTAGACCGGACGTTCTGTCCGACGCATCCAAATGAGGGTTGCGGCCATTCGGCTGCAACCCTTTTTTTTAGCGTTGGGCCTCTCTTGATCAGACAGTATGGCGCATGAAAAAGGGGAACCGCATTATTGCGGATCCCCTTTTGGAGCGAGAGAAGAGAGGAGGTTACATCTTGGAATCGAGATACGCCTTGAAGGCGGGGGCCCCGGGCTTGCCGTCGGTGGTGGTCACGCCTTCGAGCCATTTATCGTACATCTCGGGATGTGCCTTGAGCCATAGGAGTCCGGCCTTGTTCAGGCTTATGGAAGAATCCTTGTGCACCGAGGTCATGATCTGGTTCATCATGGACACCGGGAACATCATGTTCTTGAACAGTTTCGCAACATTGGGATTATCCTGTTCCAGGCCTTTGCGGATATTGGTCCACACTGTGGCGGTACCGTCGTTGGCTCCGAAGGTTGCGTCCGTGCTGCCGGTCAAATAGGTCATGTCGATGCGCTCGTTCATGCTGTGCGGGGCCCAGCCGAGAAAGACGATCCACTTGTTGTTGGCGGCATAGGCCTGGACCTGAGAGAGCATGGCCACTTCGCTGGATGCGACGAGTTTGAATTTGCCCAGTCCGAACATGTTCTTGTCAATCATGTCTTGAATGATCAGATTGCCGTCGTTGCCCGGTTCGATGCCGTATATCTTCCAGTCCAGCTTGTCGCCGAATTTGGCTATATCGCTGAAATCCTTAAGCCCTGCCTGGGCGCAAAAGGTGGGCACGGCCAACGTGTATTTGGCTCCAGGCATGTTTGCCACGTATTTGACGACCTTGCCGTTGTCGAAGAACTTGTTCGCGATGGTGGCCATGGAGGGCATCCAGTTGCCGAAGAATACATCGGCGTCGCCATTGGCCAGAGCGGAGTAGGTGATGGGGACGGATAAGACCTTGTTTTCGGCCTGGTAGCCCAGACTCTTTAAAACGGCGACCGCTATTTCGGATTTGATGGTCACACCGGTCCAGGAAACGCTGGCCACAGTGATCTTTTTGGCCGCGTGGGCGGGAAAGGTGGAGCAGAACAGGGTTGCGATGACGAGGAAGGCGACGGCGAACCGCCTGAAGCCGGAAGACATTGAACCTCCATGGTTGGGGTTGGAGAGAGCGGACGGCTGGTCTCGGCCGCTCCCTGCGTCCGAAGCGAACGCTCTGATTACTCGACCTTCACGCCGAACCAATTAAGGGGCTTGGTGGCGTGGTTGCGGTAGATGTGTTTGACCTCGGTATATTCCTCGAGGCCCATGGCGCCCAGTTCGCGGCCCAACCCGGACTGCTTGTAGCCGCCCCAGGGTGCCTGAACGAAATAGACGTTGAAGTCGTTGATCCAGACCGTACCGAAGCGGAGCCTCTTGGAGACCCGCTCCATGCGGTTCGGATCACTGGTCCAGAATCCGGCGGACAGACCGTAGATGGTGGAGTTGGCGCGTTCGACAGCTTCGTCCTCGGTGGAGAATCGTTCCACAGTGATGACCGGGCCGAAGACCTCCTCCTGGACGATGCGCATGTCGTTCTTGCATTCGGAGAACAACGTGGGAAGGAAAAAGAATCCGTTCGCCAACTCAGGATCTTCTGGCCGGTAGCCGCCGAGCATGAGCTTCGCCCCTTCCTTTTGGGCGATTTCAACGTATCCTTCGACCTTGGCCAGGTGTTCGGCGGAAATGAGCGGCCCCATCTGGGTCGTTTCGTCAAACCCGTTGCCGATTTTGATTGCCGCCATGCGTTGGTGCAAGGCCTCGACAAACCGGTCGTGGATTCCCTCCTGGACCATGACCCGCGCTCCGGCAGAGCAGATCTGCCCGGCATGGAAGAATACACCGTTCAGGGCGTAATCCACGGCCAATTCCAGGTCCGCGTCGTCGAAGATGATGTTCGGATTCTTGCCGCCTAGTTCCAGGGCGACTTTTTTTACATTTTCAGCGGCTGAGCGCATGATTGTCTTGCCCGTTGCGATGCCTCCAGTGAAAGAGATGAGGTCCACATCCGGGTTTTCGGCCAACTCCGCGCCGACCTCGGCGCCGGGACCGAGGACCGTATTGACCACACCGGGCGGGAACCCGGCCTCTTCGGCCAGTTCCGTGACCTTGAGCGTAGTCAGGGGAGTTATCTCGCTCGGTTTCATGACGATGGTGCACCCGGCGGCAAGGGCCGGGGCCATCTTCCAGGAAGCCTGGAGCAGGGGATAGTTCCACGGCGATATCTGGCCGCAGACTCCGACAGGCTCGCGGACCAGGGTGCTGGTGGAATCCGGGATGGGCGAGGAAATGACCTCGCCTCCGTCCTTGTCGGCCAACCCGGCGAAATAGCGGAAAATACCCACTATATCATCCATATCCCAGCGGCTTTCCTCCACGGTCTTGCCTGTGTCCAGGCTTTCTAGCCGGGCCAGTTCCTCGCGGTCTCGTTCAATAAGGTCGGCCAGGTGGAATAGCAGCCGTCCTCGCTCGGCGGCTGGCGTTTGCGGCCAGCCGCCTTCATCAAAGGCGATCCGCGCGGCGTGAATAGCCGCCCGAGCGTCTTCGCGGCACCCCTCGGGCACGGTGGCAATTACCTCGCCATCAAATGGGTTGATAATCTCACGGGTCGTGCCAGACGCGCTTTGCATCCACTTTCCATCGATATATAGCATGCTCTGTATCATGATTAACCTGCTGCTATTTCGTATGTTGATAGAATGGAGCTTGTTCAGGGGGCAGGGGGGTGTTGCCGAGGATGATGTCGGCCGCCTTTTCCGCGATCATCATGACCGGGGCGTAAATGTTGCCGTTGGTCACATACGGCATCACCGAGGCGTCAACCACGCGCAACCCTTCCACGCCGTGGACTTTCAGATCAGGACCAGTCACGGCCATATCGTGGTTGCCCATGGCGCAGGTGCAGCTGGGATGATAGGCGGACTCGCCTTCGCGAGCCACGAAATCGAGAATCTCTTCATCGGTCTGAGCCTGGGCGCCGGGAGCGAGCTCCTTGCCGCGCAGTTCGTCAAAAGCGGGCTGGGTCATGATCTCGCGGGTTTTACGGATGGCCTCAACCCATTCCTTTTTTTCCTGCTCGGTGGATAAGTAGTTGAACAGGATGGAAGGGTAGTCTGCCGGATCGGCGGATTTGAGTTTCACGTGGCCGCGCACATCGGTATTCATCGGACCGACGTGGACCTGGTAGCCGTGGCCTTCGTTAGGTGCCGAGCCGTCGTAGCGGATGGCTATGGGCAGGAAGTGGTATTGGAGGTTGGGATATTCTACCCGGTCGTTGCCCCGAATGAAGCCGCCCGCCTCGAAGTGGTTGGTGGCTGCCTCGCCGGTATGCCCGAAGAGCCATTTCATGCCGATCCAGGGTTGGTTGTACCATTTCAGGCAGGGAAACATTGAGACCGGCTGTTTGCAGGCATACTGGACGTAGAGTTCCAGGTGGTCCTGAAGATTTTCGCCCACTCCGGGCAGGTCGTTGACCACGCCAATGCCAAGAGCGGATAGCTCGCGCCCGTTGCCAACTCCGGAAAGTTGCAATAATTGCGGCGAGTTGATAGCTCCGCCGCAGGAAATAATCTCACCGCCGTAAGCCTTGAAGGTTCGTTTGCCGCGCGTATATTCCACGCCTACGGCCCGCTTGCCTTCGAACAGGATGCGCGTGGTCATGGCCTTGCATTTGATGGTCAGGTTGCGCCGATTCTTTACCGGATGGATGTATGCCCTGGCCGCGTTCCAACGGCGCCCACGGTAGGTATTGCGGTCGAATTTACCGAATCCTTCCTGCTGATATCCGTTGACGTCCTTGGTAATCGGGTAGCCAGCCTGTTGAACAGCCTGAAAAAAGGCGTCGAACAGTGGATTGTCGCATTCCGGTGTGGTCAGATAGAGAGGGCCGACCGCGCCCTGGTATTCGTCTGCTCCGTCCATGCGGCATTCAAAGCGTTTGAAGTACGGCAGGCAGTGAGCGTAGTCCCAGTTTTCCAGGCTGTCTTCTTTGGCCCATTTCTCATAATCCATGGCGTTTCCACGGATGTAGATCATGCCATTGATACAACTTGAGCCACCCAGGACCTTGCCGCGCGGTTGGTAGATGCGCCGGTTGTTCATGTGCGGTTCGGGGTCGGACTCGTACCACCAGTTGTAGGTTTTTCCCGCCAGAGGATAGGTCAGGGCCGCAGGCATGTGGATGCGGAAATCTAATTTGAAATCGGGAAGCCCGGCCTCTAGGACCAGAACCTTGTTTTTGGGATTGGCGCTCAACCGGTTGGCCAGGACCGAACCGGCGGAACCTCCGCCGACAATTATGTAATCGTAATGCTTCATAAAATCCGTACTCTTTGGTGCTATGGTTGGTCTTCCTGCAGGAACTCGGCATCCTGCGGTGCCGTACCGTTTTCTTCGATGCACTGCCTAAGCAGAATATAGTGGTGGCTGATGAAACCCAGAGCGAGCATGAGCTGGCCATCGCGAAGAGCACGGGCCGTGTCGCTCCAGTTGGTCGCCGCCCGTTCCCGGAATCGAGGGTTCTGGTAGAGGGCGTAGTCGTGAGAACTGAATCCCATCTGCAAAGCGTGCATTACCCACTCGAAGAGCGGGTTGCGAGCCATACGGGCGAGCATGACATTCAACTGGCGATCCAGCTCGCTGGTGACCAACAGGTCAGGCTCTTCTTCCCGGAGAAGAATTTCGAGACGCATGGCCTCTTCGAGAAGATCTTCCTTCTCTTTGAGCGTTCCGTGGGCCAGGGCCAGTTTCGTGATGGTTCGGTCCATGGTCTCACGGAATTCGATCAGCTTTTCCGGCTCGATTGGGTGTTGTTTGAGAAAAAGACCAAGGGATTCAGAAACGTTGGCTACGTCCAACTCGCGGACGTAGGCGCCTCCCTTGGCCCCCTTGCGGACTTCGAGAAGCCCTTTTTGTTTGAGGATTTTGATGGCCTCACGGACAACGCCACGCCCCGTGCCGAACTGGGATTGCATGACCCGTTCGCTGGGCAAACGTTCCCCGGATGACAATCGGCCGTCCACGATGGCGGCTTCGATCTGCAATGCGACTTCCTCGCTCGCCCGTCCAGCCTGAACAGGCGAAAAGAGCGTCGAAGTTATGTGGGGTGCGCTCAATGGTACTACCTAATATGGTTTTTTGTTCGATTAGTCGTTCACGTAAAGACAAATAGGCCTATTTGGTAGGACCATTCTTGGCAGTAATTTTGACCTTCGTCAAGGGCGCAATATGAATATCTGGGGGAAATCTTGTTTAAACCAAGATGATATGAACCGAGAGTGTGGGAAAATATGGCTCTTAAGCCCGAATTATGCGGGTATTTAGGAAAAGATGGTCAAAACCGGAAATCAATGTAAAGCCAAGTGGAGTAGGGGATACGGTTTGCCCTGTCCGTCCAAGGGAGAGCGGCCTATGATTTTGAAGCCGAAGTGCTCGTAGAATCCCAGGGCCTGCGGGTTTTGCTCGTTGACATCAACACTGGTCACGCCGAGGTGGTCCACGGCGTGACGGCACAAGGCCGTCCCGATACCCTGGCCACGGCTTTCAGGATCGATAAAGAGCATCTCGAGGTTGCCGTTGAAAACGCCGCTGAATCCGAGGATTTTCCCGTGTTCATCCCGAGCGCAGCTGAGAGTCACTGCGTCAAAATAGTGTTTCAGGATCAGGGACCGAAGCGATTCAATGTCATTTTCAGCCAGGAAGTCATGGGTTGCACGAACTGAACGCTCCCAGACCAGGAGCAGTTCAGGGTAATCCTGTTTACAGGCCTCATCTATGTGCATCTCCGCGTCTCCTCGATCCTTGAATTCGAATGCATAGCCGTTTTGGAAGAGCACGGCAATCGGCCAATAGACGATTTGCTTGGTTCGGCCGGTTTATAGAAGAAGGTGGCTTTTGCTCATGATGAAGATCATGGCTACAGTGGGGAAACCAAAGGCATATAGCTCGCTTTATATTCTAGCTAATGCTTTGTGATAATTGGCTACTGCCTAGAAATCACTTTAAGAGGGCTGAAATCGCTTTCAAGATCGATATCACAGAATGTGGCGAAGAGAGGGGGGCGATATCCGCATAAGCGAACACCTTGAGGGCTACCGGCAGGGTGCACTGTGCACCCTGCCGGGCTGAATTCAATGGTAAGATGGTATTTACAGGTTAGAACGGGTAAACGAGCGAACTCTTGTCGTCGTCTTTTTCAACGCCCATCTTCTTATCGATGGCATCGATCCGGGCTTGGGCAGCCACCCTCTGTTCTTTGCGGGAAGCGTTGCGAACGACCGTCCCGAGCAGCCGCTTGGCGGTCTCGTATTTGCCGCGCTTTTCGTAGATAAGTGAAGCTCTGTACATGGCGGTCAGGCACCAGATATTCTCCTGAGGATATTGCCATGCCAGTTTAAGGTAATAGTCCAACGCCTTGTCCGGGTTGCGCATGGCCTGCTCGCCCTCACCAAGCCAGAACAGGGTCTCGGCCTGAAGTGCCGTGGTC
This window harbors:
- a CDS encoding glycine betaine ABC transporter substrate-binding protein, whose product is MSSGFRRFAVAFLVIATLFCSTFPAHAAKKITVASVSWTGVTIKSEIAVAVLKSLGYQAENKVLSVPITYSALANGDADVFFGNWMPSMATIANKFFDNGKVVKYVANMPGAKYTLAVPTFCAQAGLKDFSDIAKFGDKLDWKIYGIEPGNDGNLIIQDMIDKNMFGLGKFKLVASSEVAMLSQVQAYAANNKWIVFLGWAPHSMNERIDMTYLTGSTDATFGANDGTATVWTNIRKGLEQDNPNVAKLFKNMMFPVSMMNQIMTSVHKDSSISLNKAGLLWLKAHPEMYDKWLEGVTTTDGKPGAPAFKAYLDSKM
- a CDS encoding GntR family transcriptional regulator, with product MSAPHITSTLFSPVQAGRASEEVALQIEAAIVDGRLSSGERLPSERVMQSQFGTGRGVVREAIKILKQKGLLEVRKGAKGGAYVRELDVANVSESLGLFLKQHPIEPEKLIEFRETMDRTITKLALAHGTLKEKEDLLEEAMRLEILLREEEPDLLVTSELDRQLNVMLARMARNPLFEWVMHALQMGFSSHDYALYQNPRFRERAATNWSDTARALRDGQLMLALGFISHHYILLRQCIEENGTAPQDAEFLQEDQP
- a CDS encoding SulP family inorganic anion transporter, with protein sequence MKVFNYDFKCLRGDVCGGLTAGIVALPLALAFGVASGAGAAAGLYGAIALGFFAAVFGGTQTQISGPTGPMTIVAASAVAAFPGHPHYIIAVFLIAGFGQIVIGSARLGTFVRFIPYPVVSGFMNGIGVIIILLQLEPLLGLPSVSSPMAALVGLGSALGNFQPQALMLGLLTIAIVFLVPARITRVVPSPLIALLIGTVIAWEGHFDVAMIGSIPSALPQPSMPGFEASQIGRILGLGLALSVLGTIDSLLTSVVADSLTRKKHDSNRELIGQGLGNMVSAILGGLPGAGATMRTVVNIKAGGTTRVSGVIHASLLLAILLGLGPLASHIPMAVLAGILVKVGVDIIDYRLLSLVKRAPRTDLLVMVVVFGVTVFIDLIVAVGVGVTLAAAMIAVRTARQCSVSVSEVDNCPQADLAEDAIQRETDYGIQVVTIRGPFFFGTTANMQDKFSSMLGTRVLVVNCLDVPFMDISAVFALGETIEKLQAAKISVLLAVTAEQRENLQKLGMDKLLSPDAYYASHEAVLAAARKLLAGHNRPENLMPRVSGMAT
- a CDS encoding response regulator, which codes for MTAITIFNGCFCDARPVVERVAKITGYRLVEDREIIADAARLSGLNKAMIAGMFNAETAELGLSGPERRQIVSWLRYAVSRKMSAEKNLVFWGFTALLAPRNCASVLSVCLVNETNDRLWSACRDGERTEAEAREFMTKDDRVRGDWVVGVTECNDPWAETLYDMVVPVGVLGIRQSANIIVEQLGNAVVRDSATSRARMNDFRLAAEVQAELARHGHDLAVSARDGAVTLSLESHGSTLKNGTRCLFDEVSELKGVRGVEIGTGQRYNPNDVFQRAICARPSCVEDAREDGLCASACEEDRMITEAVRAHLPYEAWGVSVFVKDGFVSLAVNDHGKLLDRMARKVCELAEAIEGVVGVEFGIGREYHQGAACARIRHERCLAVLADDRRKFVPTLSPRLRHGVETGSFALYDGKSAFYTMDEHEPEVVLFDMPVADGADALRQFKLEHPETEILVLADGGAEQDREACMSLGAFAYLNKPVNTAALSETIRAACQKSRSISCP
- the tpiA gene encoding triose-phosphate isomerase is translated as MKKLMAANWKMFKTWDEARTTAEELVGLVADKLPADREVLVFPPFTALKAVGDVFAPVDGFSAGGQDYYIEEEGAFTGEIAPKMLKDAGATYGLTGHSERRHVLGEDDDYVGAKTAYGLKEGLNVILCIGELIEERKAGRVHEVLERQLRAGLKDVPTDISPEKLSVAYEPVWAIGTGEVAGPEEIVEAHDFTRKILVSIFGEKANEMRILYGGSVKPANCAEIIALDNVDGVLVGGASLHGHSLSEIVLA
- the secG gene encoding preprotein translocase subunit SecG → METIVIVIHVLACIFLIGAVMLQSGHEGMGVIFGGGSSTMFGSTGAGGLLVKVTAGLATVFLLTSLGYNILSGNKVATQDSIMLQQNAPAAETAAPAEQPKPGVTFKDTGDDAKSE
- a CDS encoding acetyltransferase, producing MHIDEACKQDYPELLLVWERSVRATHDFLAENDIESLRSLILKHYFDAVTLSCARDEHGKILGFSGVFNGNLEMLFIDPESRGQGIGTALCRHAVDHLGVTSVDVNEQNPQALGFYEHFGFKIIGRSPLDGQGKPYPLLHLALH
- the betA gene encoding choline dehydrogenase, coding for MKHYDYIIVGGGSAGSVLANRLSANPKNKVLVLEAGLPDFKLDFRIHMPAALTYPLAGKTYNWWYESDPEPHMNNRRIYQPRGKVLGGSSCINGMIYIRGNAMDYEKWAKEDSLENWDYAHCLPYFKRFECRMDGADEYQGAVGPLYLTTPECDNPLFDAFFQAVQQAGYPITKDVNGYQQEGFGKFDRNTYRGRRWNAARAYIHPVKNRRNLTIKCKAMTTRILFEGKRAVGVEYTRGKRTFKAYGGEIISCGGAINSPQLLQLSGVGNGRELSALGIGVVNDLPGVGENLQDHLELYVQYACKQPVSMFPCLKWYNQPWIGMKWLFGHTGEAATNHFEAGGFIRGNDRVEYPNLQYHFLPIAIRYDGSAPNEGHGYQVHVGPMNTDVRGHVKLKSADPADYPSILFNYLSTEQEKKEWVEAIRKTREIMTQPAFDELRGKELAPGAQAQTDEEILDFVAREGESAYHPSCTCAMGNHDMAVTGPDLKVHGVEGLRVVDASVMPYVTNGNIYAPVMMIAEKAADIILGNTPLPPEQAPFYQHTK
- the betB gene encoding betaine-aldehyde dehydrogenase → MIQSMLYIDGKWMQSASGTTREIINPFDGEVIATVPEGCREDARAAIHAARIAFDEGGWPQTPAAERGRLLFHLADLIERDREELARLESLDTGKTVEESRWDMDDIVGIFRYFAGLADKDGGEVISSPIPDSTSTLVREPVGVCGQISPWNYPLLQASWKMAPALAAGCTIVMKPSEITPLTTLKVTELAEEAGFPPGVVNTVLGPGAEVGAELAENPDVDLISFTGGIATGKTIMRSAAENVKKVALELGGKNPNIIFDDADLELAVDYALNGVFFHAGQICSAGARVMVQEGIHDRFVEALHQRMAAIKIGNGFDETTQMGPLISAEHLAKVEGYVEIAQKEGAKLMLGGYRPEDPELANGFFFLPTLFSECKNDMRIVQEEVFGPVITVERFSTEDEAVERANSTIYGLSAGFWTSDPNRMERVSKRLRFGTVWINDFNVYFVQAPWGGYKQSGLGRELGAMGLEEYTEVKHIYRNHATKPLNWFGVKVE